A genomic segment from Deltaproteobacteria bacterium encodes:
- the proB gene encoding glutamate 5-kinase has product MRSYKGSTKIRFMENIVIKIGSSVLTVDNGSPDHNRFKEICNDVSHIIDEGYMVVLVSSGAIAYGRAIAGNKLKSLSLPEKQVLSSIGQPMLIHTYMTNFKPHNKIVSQILLTHEDFLDRTRYLNARRSIELMLKHGFIPIINENDAIAVDEIKVGDNDTLSAMVSVMVNAERLIILSNIDAIYDRDPNRYKDAKPVKEIMDIGQYHITDEGKSKYGVGGIKTKIEAARLLSRLGIYTTIADGRVKNIITRLMNGEKLGTTVLPSSKKIEAKRKWISLLMKSSGSIVIDNGAVSAVLKKKSLLAAGIVSVSGAFKQGEVVSIMDTGANQIGKGITNYSVTDIEKIKGKKSLQINSSLGYKKGDEIIHRDNLVIIEE; this is encoded by the coding sequence GAAAACATTGTAATAAAAATAGGCAGCTCTGTATTAACGGTGGATAATGGGAGCCCCGATCATAATAGATTCAAAGAAATTTGTAATGATGTATCTCACATCATAGATGAAGGATACATGGTTGTGCTGGTGTCTTCCGGTGCAATTGCTTACGGCAGGGCTATTGCCGGGAATAAATTAAAATCATTAAGCCTGCCTGAAAAACAGGTGCTTTCAAGTATTGGTCAGCCTATGTTGATTCATACGTATATGACAAATTTCAAACCCCACAATAAGATTGTGTCCCAGATCCTGTTAACACACGAAGATTTCCTCGACAGAACAAGGTATTTGAATGCAAGACGCTCTATTGAGCTTATGCTTAAGCATGGATTTATCCCTATCATTAATGAAAACGATGCAATCGCTGTTGATGAAATAAAGGTTGGGGATAATGATACGCTTTCTGCAATGGTTAGTGTGATGGTGAATGCAGAAAGGCTTATAATACTTAGTAATATAGATGCAATCTATGATAGGGATCCAAACAGGTATAAAGATGCAAAGCCTGTTAAAGAAATCATGGATATCGGTCAATATCACATTACCGATGAGGGTAAAAGTAAATACGGCGTTGGTGGAATAAAAACAAAAATAGAAGCTGCAAGATTGCTCTCAAGGCTTGGGATATACACAACCATAGCGGATGGAAGAGTCAAGAATATTATCACAAGGCTGATGAATGGTGAAAAATTGGGAACGACCGTTTTACCGTCATCCAAAAAGATTGAAGCGAAAAGAAAATGGATCAGTCTCCTTATGAAATCATCAGGTTCAATTGTTATAGATAACGGTGCTGTCTCTGCTGTATTAAAAAAGAAAAGTCTTCTTGCCGCCGGGATCGTTTCCGTATCCGGGGCATTTAAACAGGGCGAGGTCGTTAGTATAATGGATACCGGAGCCAATCAAATCGGGAAAGGCATAACAAACTACTCGGTAACAGATATTGAAAAGATAAAAGGGAAGAAATCGTTGCAGATCAATAGCTCACTCGGCTATAAAAAGGGCGATGAGATTATACACCGTGATAATCTTGTTATCATAGAGGAGTAA
- a CDS encoding 23S rRNA (pseudouridine(1915)-N(3))-methyltransferase RlmH, whose translation MLINIVPVGLPKDASIKELLNKYTNRIKPYTELRLLHVKPEPVTKQNSKVVLLKESKRITDIMGFGYNIVFDSHGEMMDSDVFANFINKHIMTGTKTLNMIIGGPIGIDNGVKQKADRLLSLSKMTLPHELALIMIVEQTYRAFAIINRLPYIK comes from the coding sequence ATGCTTATAAATATTGTGCCGGTAGGGCTTCCAAAGGACGCGAGTATAAAAGAGCTCCTAAATAAATATACAAATAGGATAAAACCATATACTGAGCTCAGGCTTTTGCATGTAAAACCTGAACCGGTAACAAAACAAAATTCTAAGGTAGTACTTTTAAAAGAATCAAAAAGGATCACGGATATTATGGGTTTTGGATATAATATAGTTTTTGATAGCCATGGTGAGATGATGGATTCTGACGTGTTTGCAAATTTTATTAATAAGCATATAATGACAGGCACAAAGACTTTAAATATGATCATTGGCGGACCAATAGGCATTGATAACGGTGTAAAGCAAAAAGCGGATAGACTTTTATCATTATCAAAAATGACATTGCCGCATGAGCTTGCTCTGATAATGATTGTAGAGCAGACCTACAGGGCTTTTGCTATTATAAATAGATTACCATATATTAAATAG
- a CDS encoding glutamate-5-semialdehyde dehydrogenase, giving the protein MNKEDVLNTSKQARQAALELSTTGTSKKDKALELMSEGLIKYKAFIFEGNVEDLKNAKEQGLPGAFVDRLTITEKTIKAMADGILEVKALKDPIGEITKSWTRPNGLFVGKMRIPLGVILMIYESRPNVTADASALCIKSGNTVILKGGSEAIHTNRAIVKILTSALNDSGLPGDAIQFIDTADRDVLYEFLVQEDFIDLVIPRGGESLIRSVAEHSRIPVLKHYKGICHVFVDQSADIDMAKSICFNAKVQRPGVCNAMETLLVHKDAARVFLPGMINMYKKAQVEIRGCERTREIIKDINAAAEEDWHTEYLDLILSVKVVDSLDQAIAHINHYGSHHTDSIITNNLNSSTRFLREVDSSTVFVNASTRFSDGFQLGLGAEIGISTSKIHAFGPMGLEELTSQKFVILGNGQIRE; this is encoded by the coding sequence ATGAACAAAGAAGACGTTTTAAATACCTCAAAACAGGCACGGCAGGCTGCATTAGAACTAAGCACTACCGGTACATCAAAAAAGGATAAAGCGCTTGAACTTATGTCCGAAGGATTAATTAAATACAAAGCCTTTATATTTGAAGGGAACGTAGAAGATTTAAAAAATGCAAAAGAACAAGGGTTACCGGGTGCCTTTGTAGATAGATTGACGATAACGGAAAAGACAATAAAAGCGATGGCAGACGGCATACTCGAAGTTAAAGCGCTGAAAGACCCCATAGGTGAGATAACAAAGTCATGGACCAGGCCTAATGGACTTTTCGTAGGAAAAATGCGGATTCCCCTCGGCGTTATACTGATGATTTATGAGTCAAGACCGAATGTTACCGCAGATGCATCGGCATTATGCATTAAATCAGGGAATACCGTTATCCTGAAAGGCGGTTCTGAAGCGATTCATACAAATAGAGCAATAGTTAAAATACTTACATCAGCATTGAATGATTCAGGCTTGCCTGGAGATGCTATCCAATTTATTGATACAGCAGACAGAGATGTATTGTATGAATTTCTTGTACAAGAAGATTTCATCGATCTTGTTATCCCCAGGGGCGGTGAGTCATTGATAAGGTCCGTTGCAGAGCATTCACGCATCCCAGTTCTAAAACACTATAAAGGTATATGTCATGTTTTCGTTGATCAAAGTGCGGATATCGATATGGCTAAATCGATCTGTTTTAATGCAAAGGTGCAAAGGCCTGGCGTTTGTAATGCAATGGAAACACTTCTTGTTCATAAAGATGCAGCGCGGGTATTCCTGCCCGGCATGATCAATATGTATAAAAAAGCACAGGTTGAGATTAGAGGATGTGAGAGAACAAGGGAAATCATAAAAGACATCAATGCCGCTGCAGAAGAAGATTGGCATACCGAGTACCTTGATCTGATCCTTTCTGTAAAGGTTGTGGATTCTCTGGATCAGGCAATAGCACACATTAATCATTATGGCTCACATCATACGGATTCCATAATTACGAATAATTTGAACAGTTCCACGAGATTTTTAAGAGAGGTTGATTCTTCTACGGTATTTGTAAACGCATCAACAAGATTCAGCGATGGATTCCAGCTTGGTCTTGGCGCTGAGATAGGGATATCTACATCAAAGATACATGCGTTTGGTCCAATGGGATTAGAAGAACTCACATCTCAAAAGTTTGTCATACTTGGGAATGGTCAGATAAGGGAGTAA
- the nadD gene encoding nicotinate-nucleotide adenylyltransferase: protein MVERIGAFGGSFNPVHFGHLRTAEEIRARFSLSKILFIPTYEPPHKQTAALSYNHRKSMTALAIMGNPFFVLENIEEKLPVPSYTYRTMQALIKLYRSDAEFYFIMGEDDFSNINTWHSPSLLFSLCNIIVVTRHNKERLPAELVPVDLKDEFWYKESERVLMHKGGRKVYLLQIPILDISSSRIRELVQKNQSINYLTPELVIDYIKKENLYH, encoded by the coding sequence TTGGTAGAACGCATAGGTGCATTCGGAGGAAGTTTTAATCCTGTCCATTTTGGGCATCTGAGAACCGCAGAAGAGATCAGGGCAAGGTTCTCATTGTCAAAAATACTCTTTATCCCTACTTATGAACCACCGCATAAGCAGACAGCAGCATTATCATACAACCATAGAAAATCAATGACAGCTCTTGCAATTATGGGCAACCCTTTTTTTGTACTTGAAAATATAGAAGAAAAACTGCCTGTTCCTTCATATACCTATAGAACAATGCAGGCTCTTATAAAATTATATAGATCTGATGCGGAGTTTTATTTTATAATGGGCGAAGACGATTTCAGCAACATCAATACATGGCATTCCCCATCTTTACTATTTTCACTATGTAATATCATTGTTGTAACAAGGCATAATAAAGAAAGGCTTCCGGCTGAACTTGTACCCGTTGATTTAAAAGATGAGTTCTGGTATAAAGAAAGTGAAAGAGTTCTAATGCATAAAGGAGGTAGAAAAGTTTACTTATTGCAAATACCCATACTTGATATTTCTTCAAGTAGAATCAGAGAACTTGTGCAGAAAAACCAATCAATCAATTATCTTACCCCTGAGCTTGTAATCGATTATATAAAGAAGGAGAATTTGTATCATTAA
- a CDS encoding OmpA family protein has translation LGEGGVSGSTAPAGIIAPEGLAPIGMGATSPTTEAVPSGLGEGGVSGGTAPAGIIAPEGLAPIGMGATSPTTEAVPSGLGEGGVSGSTAPAGTIAPEGLAPIGMGATSPTTEQAPSIVAAPTITTEQEQPIAVETATQQPLTITPQAPAPSAAIIIPSKKRISNKKEEIAKKENTKEEIAMLTPAAPISSEGTSVRIKNDVIVPPVPLIFKSNEAVLPKNAENGLKAVANYMLEHKHVTLIIQGYSDLNGSESYNKELSYYRTIWVKMALERNGISSKRLLIRPMGATSKFGHTKYTYAQNRKVLLLIKR, from the coding sequence GCCTTGGGGAGGGAGGTGTATCCGGCAGCACAGCTCCTGCAGGCATAATAGCCCCTGAAGGTCTTGCACCGATAGGCATGGGTGCAACAAGTCCAACAACAGAGGCAGTTCCATCAGGTCTTGGGGAGGGAGGTGTATCCGGCGGCACAGCTCCTGCAGGTATAATAGCCCCTGAAGGTCTTGCACCGATAGGCATGGGTGCAACAAGTCCAACAACAGAGGCGGTTCCATCAGGTCTTGGGGAGGGAGGTGTATCCGGCAGCACAGCTCCTGCAGGCACAATAGCCCCTGAAGGTCTTGCACCGATAGGCATGGGGGCAACAAGTCCAACAACAGAACAAGCCCCATCTATTGTAGCTGCACCTACAATAACAACTGAACAAGAACAGCCAATAGCGGTTGAAACAGCTACGCAGCAGCCTTTAACTATAACTCCGCAGGCTCCTGCTCCATCCGCAGCAATTATAATACCGTCAAAAAAACGAATTTCGAATAAAAAAGAAGAGATAGCTAAAAAGGAAAACACTAAAGAAGAAATAGCAATGTTAACACCAGCAGCGCCCATTAGCTCGGAGGGGACAAGTGTCAGGATAAAAAATGATGTTATTGTACCACCAGTTCCTCTTATATTTAAAAGCAATGAAGCTGTATTGCCGAAAAATGCAGAAAACGGGCTTAAAGCAGTAGCTAATTATATGCTGGAACATAAACATGTTACATTGATCATACAAGGTTATAGTGATTTGAACGGCTCTGAATCGTACAATAAAGAATTGTCTTATTACAGGACTATATGGGTAAAAATGGCTCTTGAGAGGAATGGTATTTCATCAAAAAGGCTGCTAATAAGACCTATGGGAGCAACATCAAAATTCGGTCATACAAAGTATACTTACGCACAGAATAGAAAAGTTCTATTACTTATAAAAAGGTAA
- the rsfS gene encoding ribosome silencing factor: MHAHLAIADYFIICSAQSERQAIAISEHVRDELAKNGIKPIGIEGVRYGRWIVMDYNDVVLHIFLEPIRRFYDLESLWSDTERAAVE; encoded by the coding sequence ATGCATGCTCATCTCGCTATTGCAGACTATTTTATCATTTGTTCAGCACAATCGGAGAGACAGGCTATTGCTATCTCAGAGCATGTGAGGGATGAACTTGCCAAGAATGGCATAAAACCTATCGGGATCGAAGGAGTACGATACGGAAGATGGATAGTAATGGATTATAATGATGTTGTTCTTCATATCTTTCTTGAGCCTATAAGGCGGTTTTACGATCTCGAAAGCCTCTGGTCAGACACGGAACGGGCAGCCGTAGAATAA